Genomic segment of Ammospiza nelsoni isolate bAmmNel1 chromosome 2, bAmmNel1.pri, whole genome shotgun sequence:
CCCTCTAGCGGCGGCGCGGGGAGCGGCCGCCATGTTCTGCcccggggagcggcggccggGCGGTGCCGCCCGCCATTGGCCAGTTCAAGCGCCGCGGCCGGGCCAATCGGGGCGGTGCCGGGCGATTCAAACGCTCGTTGCGCGGTGGTGGCTATGGCGGCGCGTGCGGCTCCGCAGCTCCCGGCCAGCCGTAGGTCCGAGCCTGCATTCCGCGGTAAGGCTGGGACACCcggcggggacagggacacccgGGCACCGCGGGGCACGGCTGCTCCCCACCGCGGGCCGCTCACTCGCTTCCCCGCGCGGGGCTGAGCGTTACCGGCCGCCGTTGCAGGCTCGCGCGTGGCTGCGGCGGGTGCGGGAGAGCCGGTGCGAGAGAGGAGCCGGTCGGTCTCTCCGGGCGGGGGgagggccgggcagggcaggcgCTCCAGGCGGGGTCGGAGACAGGACAGGTCTTGGTGGCAGCGCTCACTCTTGTGGTCCTACAGCTTGCGGGTGGGTGTATGAGACTTCACCCTcctttggcagggctggggccggTACGgaccccatcccatcccatcccatcctatccccTGCCCCAGGTAAGCTCCTGGGCTGGAAACCTTCCGTGATGACAAACGGGACGCCCTGGCGTTAAGCGCATCCTTTTGAAAGCAGCAAGCGCCGTGCCGGCATAGTCCTGACGGTCCTGTGCTTATTTACTTTCTGACCGGTTCGGCTGCTGCAAGCTGAAGCAGGGGAGTCGCCTTGGTGGGGCTCTGCTGTTCGTGCGAGGGCGGTGAGAGCCGTGTTTGAAGCAGAAGGTGCTGGGAAGCTCTGGGATGCACGCCGAGCTTGCTGGCAGGGGCAGCGCTGCTGTACGAGCTGTGCTATCTCCTTCAGAAGCAGGGGATGGATACCGCCTTCTGGAGCtttgcccagagaagggcagggaagtggggaagggtctggagcaccagccTTGTTAGGagcggctgagggagctgggggtgtttagctCGGAGAAAGGGAGGCTCAAGGGAAACCTTATccctctctacaactgcctgaaagcgGGGTGGAGCTAGCTGGGGACCGGCCTCTTCTCCCCGGTGACACAGCACAAGAGgacagtctcaagctgtgccaggggaggtttacgTTGGACATGAGAAGGAATTTTTTGACAGAAAGAGCGATGAGGCATGGGAATGAACTGTCCCGGGAGATGGTGGAGTCGCCATCCCTGGAGGGACAGTGACCGCTGTTCTTAGAGCCTTTTCAGGATCACTTCATGCTGGTATTAACACGCCCAGCATTTGCACAGATGTCCAAGTGACAGTGGAGAGAAGCAAATGATTTTACAGCTGGTCAGTTGGGTTCACGTGCATGATGCTTTTCATGTGTGCTATCCTTGCTACTGCCACAAATGAAAAGTGTGCTTGCTGAACCAACTATGTGAAATACTGGACAGGCATACAGGAGATAGCAAGCCTGACTTCATGTTATAAAACTGTGTTTCTTTTAGCTTAATACAGCAAACCAGCCAATTCTGTGCAGCTGTGAAGTTACATTCAACCATCCCTTGAATACTCCCTTTCTCAAGAAATGTGAGAATGTGTAAGCCATTGAGATGTGAAAACTAAGGCTTTTTCTTAATCTGTAGTGTCTATATTTTGTAATGTCTTGATGCTTTTCTAACTAATTTCCTTCTTGACTAAGAAAgtttagcttaatattttagctGAAAATGTAACAAGTCTGTCTGTCTTAAAATTTGTTAGAACAAAGACGACAGAAAGTTGAGGAGTATCTATCAAGAAAGAAGACTTTTTCTGGTGTGACCATTCAAGAAAAGCAGACATCGATCAGGTAGTGTTTCTGCTATGGCTTATATTCTCTTATGTTCATATTCACCAATGTTCCTTCATTTTCATCTCAGCTGGCTTCTGTAGGTCCTCTGATGCAAAGATACCCCTTGCTAACTAGAATGTTCATTTTCAGCCACATGCAGTAGTGCCACGTCTTTTATATAACATATCACAAAGCACCTGAGGAAGAATTTGGATTTGTAACTTTAAACTgagatgtttttcttctgagttgtcaatatatttttttatagttGCTAGGAGACAATACTACTTTCGGTGGTTTTGTAACTTTCTGGGTAgtctgctgccagctctggtgCCTGACTGAAGGTTTTGGGACCTGTCAGTGTGGTAGGAACTACGTGTCCTTGTTCAGACTTGTCCCAGACAGCCTGGGCTCTCATGATTGCAGTAGCTGAACTTCAGCTTCTTGTGCTACTCCTCCTTTCCTCTCAACTGCAGCATTTAGAAACTTGACCTTATGTAGCAGATGCATCAGACCAGACAAACTGGTACTCATTCTCAAACATGAGAAATTGCACTTGCAGTAAATTCCATGTATGGAATTTGATGTAAGCAGGATGTTTTCTAGCCTGGGTTCTGATCAGTGGTTGCTTAACCACTTATTTTTGCTGGAGGAGTAGTGGAAGCTAATCAGAATTGCTTCAGTATGAGTACATTCTGCAGGCTACCAACTGAAACATGTGAACATCCTCTAAAAATACATCCCTTTGCTGCATGATTTaagatgtctttttttttttttttctaagcagTAGCAGAACTAGAAGAGCAACTACCAGTAAACTGCAAGAGAAGTTACAGCTGTCAACATCTCCCAAGCCAGAAATGGTAAGTTTTTGACTGATACTTAAATACTGATGGCACTCTGTTTCTATGGCTACAACATTCCACTTACTTAAGTCTATGTTGTATGACTCCCAGAGCATGAGAAGCTTGCAGGTGCAGAGGTGTGGTTTGTTAGAACTTTATTTAGTCACTGCTTATTATATGCTTTTTGGAAAGCTGCCATATTACACTAGGAAATGAATTATATTGATGTTCAGTTTGTGCCCAGTGGGAGAGAGAGTTAAAGAGGATGCCATTATTGCTGAAATAATGCTTACATTTTAACAATATTTCTTAAGAATCTCAGAGGGGTTTTGGATACATTTTGAGTCTTTGGGGAAGTCATTTAAAATCTGAGTAAGGTCTTCTGTCCCAGTAAAGAAGTTTATTGTCACTTGAAAGAAAGCCAAACCATTATCAAAACGAACTGTTGAGTGGGTATGTTTTTTCAGTGGTGTGCTGGCAAAACTAAGGTAATCCAAAGTAGATGCCAATACCTACTCAGAGTTTAAGGGAACATGTTCCATGTCCCATTTCATGTCACTTTCCTGGAATTAAGATGCAAATGGTTGTGTTGCTTATAAATAGCAAAATAGAGATTCTCCAGACCTATTCTCAGGGAAAGGTGAGGAGAACAGAGACATAAGAGCTGCGTTCATGTTAAACGGTTTAAAGTTGGGTTTCAGAAGATTTGAGATGTGGAGTTctttgaggagaaaaataaaaaacttaaaACTTCAAAACTGAATGTTGAGGAGAAAAATTGCAGAAGTGAGAGCAAGTGGTTTTTTAGAAATTTCCTGAAGGTACATATATCTTTCTGTATAAATGTCTTGTATCATTTAAAGCTGAGTTAAGCTACATAATTTCCTGAAATAACAGTCCTCACACTCAAACTCTAGTCTATCAAATCTAACTACTAAGCCTCCATGACAGACCAGGAAATGAGTTTTCTTTTAGGTCAGGAGCATCTTTGTTAAAGTCTGCTCATGCAGACTTGTGTGTCATTcacatgttttttttcttgcctttggATATTTCACTCTTGCAAAAGCTGCTGCTTGGACAATGCTGAATTAGTTGCTGTAGAGCAActtttttggaagaaaagccTAGATTCCACTTTTCCTAAGGGGTTGTGCTGAAAACATACAGCTGATAGTTTCAGTAAAGCTGTGCAAAACTGATGTAACCATTCTCAAGTTGCAGCATCCTACATCTCCATAGTAAGAAAAGTTCTCTTCTGTTGACATCTCGTAGTGTCCCAATTAATACTTTACTCATTACCTTCTGCTAGTAGACTATTCACACTAAGTGGAGCAATGGTGCTGCCATTAAGTGATGAGGTATAGAAACAGCGATACTGCTCTTGATTATATACAACCTAAAGCAAGTTTCTGCTTTATAACTCTTCTAAGGAGGTAATTTGGGCAGTTTAAAGCCAGCAGTTGCtttaagaggtttttttcttacttCCAAGGCAGAATTTAAGCAGTTTTTGATTTTTGCTGTGAATTCTGCAGTAAGAGTTGACAAATAATCTACTTAATATTTATACATTACTTCTGTAGGCACCTTTAAACTGGCATTTATGGTTAAGCACTTTAGTCCTGTGAATCATTGGAAGACTATTTGGAAGCAAGTAACATGCAGCATGAACATACATCTAACATTTCCATGAATTTGCTTTtgatttcaggaaaataaagagaatgCTGATAAAGAGTCATGGGACCAATCAAGTGTAAACTCAGAAACAAATGTTACTTTAAACTCTTCTACAGTCCCACTGACAAGTTACATAGCAGGGACAAACTGTAATCTTGAAAATCAAGCTCCACAGAATAAAGTAATTGATATAAAATCTCAGCATCTATCACTTAGCAAGGCCATCTTGGAAATCAAAAGAATTAAAGAGAGGCATTtgacagcagaaaaacaaaatgcaagtaTCAGCGTACCAAAGAAACCAGCTCTTGGCAGATATCGTGGCAAAGTTATCCCATCCAAGATAAATTCTTtctggaaagcagcaaaagaTGAGGGGGAAAAGAGTTCTTTGCCAGACAAGAAGCCTTTTTCTTCTGCCACCAAACAAGCAGCAAATTCTTTGTCCACGAAAAGCTGTAATGCAGCTCTGAAGACCATCAAAGTTGCAAACAACACTAAATCTGTAAAACCAAGTGGTGTCCTGCCATTTCAGAGCAAACCATCTGACAAAGCTGCTGCTAACTCACAGTCTGGTCTGAAGAAACAGCTGACATTTGCTGTGGCACCAAAGAAAGTACTGGTCCCAAAAGTGGCTGGTGGAAGGAGACCACAGCCACTGAAGGCCCCTTCTAGCAATCCTGATCGTAAAGTGCAAGGTGTGAAGAAATGCGCAGATTTTTGCAAAGATGTGCAACCAGAAGCTCTAGCCAGATCAACTTTTGTTGCTCCTGGTACAAAATCAGGACACAATTCTAAAATggatgaaaagagaaaatctaTTCTGCCAAAAGAGTCAGTAGAAGAGAGAAGGTAACTAAATTACTGTTGTAGCTTACTCTTGCAAGTTATTCAGGCCTTTTTCCCCAAGAATATCTAGTTTGATCTATTTGTTGCTGTATAgactgaaaaacagagaaataagtGTTTGAACTTGATTGCTCAAGGACAGCAGACTAAAATTTAAGGCTTAAACTGAGAAATCAGGATTTGATTGCAGGACCTTTCCAGGCTTACAACTTTTCCTGCACAGTTAAAAAATAGTTGTTGCTGGAGCTGGTTTTTTAGTCTAAGTGTCGTGACAGCCTTAAGGATGACAGATAATCCTGTAAATTAATTTCACATGCATgtcacagatttaaaaaaagaaaatgactGAGGCAGGATGTATACAGGCAGAAGCATCTTTACAAACTCAAGAAGAGAACTTGTCAATTACATTTTTCAGTTTGGTGAGTGCAGCGTAGACAATGGGTGGGAATATGATTCACAGTCTAAGTTATTTAATATTCCTCATATAGAGGTCCTTGTAGTAAGTCACATATACTAAAATTTTATGGTCTAGGGGGTGGGGttgaaatgaaacattaaaaCTGAATTACATTTCACATCAGTTTCAGATTCTATAAATTGTGTGATAGGGTTGTTTTGGGCTTTTCTCCACACTTTGTCTTATGATAGTAGTTTCTAGTTTTCTGTTTTGAagtaggatgggatggggagggtAACACATGAATAATTTAGAACCTTTTTTCACCTTCTTTTGAAAACAAGGGTCTGTAACCTAAGTCTCTTGTTGCAGCTGGAAAGGAAGCAATAAAGTGCTTTAACCTGGTAGATATATGTAGTTCTGACATTTCCGTGCAGATCTAAAAGGTAGCTTTATTCCTCTTGGGATTAAAAGAAGATTCAGACTACCTGGAAAGTATATCTTGGCATGACTTACCCTAATTAGTGTCAGTCAATGTAAAAAAACTGATGAAACATCTGTCACTTCAGCTAATAACATTCCTAAATGCAGAGCTCGCCTGGAAGAATGGAGGGCATCTAGAGGAAAAGTGATGAGACGACCTCCTATATGTGCAATTCTGGGACCCCACCCTAAAAGTGAAGAACAAGAATTCTCTGCTGCTGATACAGAAAAGGTCAACAAGACTCTGAGTGAATGCCTGCATTTAACAGAACAGGTACCTGGACCTCTACCTAATGAGTTCTGATCATGTAGGTCCTGACAACGCAAAAATCCTCTGGGCATGTTAGACCCACGTGAGTCAGATACAATACAACAATTAGGAGACTAATTGTTCCCCAAGTTAAGCAATATCATAACTTTTGCCAACAGCTGAAGAAATTAACCTTTCCTAACTCACTGAGCTACTGAATAAGTATAGGCAATAATGGTAATAATAGTAATTGAAGTATAATGTAATGAGAGTAGATAGAAGGAATTAACCTAAAACAAGTTTGCATTTGTAGGAACTTGTCTGTACTTCTGAAAAAGTCTGTTTCAAGTAGTTCTGAAGATGCTTGAACATCTTATTACCTCTTCCACTTACAATACAGTATAAATAATTCTAATTTGAAGAATAGGTGAATAACAATTCTGCCAAATGAAAAAACCCTTTGCATTCTAGTTCAAAAGCAGTGAAACTACAGCACCTCAATGTGTCAAATGCATTGAAGTCTCTACTTTTGTGTTGACTTTAGGGACATCACGGTGATGAAGCACGTGCCATGTTGGAGGATCTGATACACAGCACTCCTGGGGTTAAAAAACTTGCAAAATATTGGATCTGCTGTATGCGTCTTGAACAGATGGGCCAACTTGGAAAGCTTATTGCTGTCTATGAGGAGGCCATTTTGGCAGGAGCAATGGTAAgcaacttttctttaaaattgaGATTTACAATTAAAAGAAAGACATGAAAGTATGCCCTGTAAAATACAACTGCCTCTGATTTTATTAAATGCCTTTATAGTAGGAGGAGAGCCTCATTACCTACCTGGCCATAAAAATAATGGATTTGGTTTGTTCTGTTGCCACTGTAGGTACTAATTTGAAGAAGAAAGGTTTAGGATCATCAAATTACCTTAGTACCACTAGAAACCCAAAATAGAACTTAATTTTTTACCTACTGATGGACTCAATTTCTGTGCTTTACTATTAGCAAGATTTCAGGGCATCAAATACATCTTTAGCACACCAAAtactgaaaatacagaattcaCTTGTGTTCTGATTTCACACTGAACAGCATTAAAGAAAGGATTTGTAATATGCAAATCATGTGGCCTCACTTTCCCTGTAACTATTATACCAATTGAATAAGCTGAGATGATAATTAATTTTGGAATTACTTTTCTAAAACAGTGCAACTTTCTTTCAGCCCAGAGAGGAA
This window contains:
- the CKAP2 gene encoding cytoskeleton-associated protein 2 isoform X3 — translated: MAARAAPQLPASRRSEPAFREQRRQKVEEYLSRKKTFSGVTIQEKQTSISSSRTRRATTSKLQEKLQLSTSPKPEMENKENADKESWDQSSVNSETNVTLNSSTVPLTSYIAGTNCNLENQAPQNKVIDIKSQHLSLSKAILEIKRIKERHLTAEKQNASISVPKKPALGRYRGKVIPSKINSFWKAAKDEGEKSSLPDKKPFSSATKQAANSLSTKSCNAALKTIKVANNTKSVKPSGVLPFQSKPSDKAAANSQSGLKKQLTFAVAPKKVLVPKVAGGRRPQPLKAPSSNPDRKVQGVKKCADFCKDVQPEALARSTFVAPGTKSGHNSKMDEKRKSILPKESVEERRARLEEWRASRGKVMRRPPICAILGPHPKSEEQEFSAADTEKVNKTLSECLHLTEQGHHGDEARAMLEDLIHSTPGVKKLAKYWICCMRLEQMGQLGKLIAVYEEAILAGAMPREELRHTLVDTIKNNEGLFNSDNGGTMIEAHLSEVEEVSKEPNPSAEPVQETFQDFCPDDDQKEESDNKAETSSDVIKKDDYVDLKPREILPKKNKKHKAKERAKKKGKCEREQKEDGIKNTAQAINSPEKENDTSYSRRCNPPTTPYLESRLKEVVLSFNI
- the CKAP2 gene encoding cytoskeleton-associated protein 2 isoform X2; the encoded protein is MAARAAPQLPASRRSEPAFREQRRQKVEEYLSRKKTFSGVTIQEKQTSISSRTRRATTSKLQEKLQLSTSPKPEMENKENADKESWDQSSVNSETNVTLNSSTVPLTSYIAGTNCNLENQAPQNKVIDIKSQHLSLSKAILEIKRIKERHLTAEKQNASISVPKKPALGRYRGKVIPSKINSFWKAAKDEGEKSSLPDKKPFSSATKQAANSLSTKSCNAALKTIKVANNTKSVKPSGVLPFQSKPSDKAAANSQSGLKKQLTFAVAPKKVLVPKVAGGRRPQPLKAPSSNPDRKVQGVKKCADFCKDVQPEALARSTFVAPGTKSGHNSKMDEKRKSILPKESVEERRARLEEWRASRGKVMRRPPICAILGPHPKSEEQEFSAADTEKVNKTLSECLHLTEQGHHGDEARAMLEDLIHSTPGVKKLAKYWICCMRLEQMGQLGKLIAVYEEAILAGAMPREELRHTLVDTIKNNEGLFNSDNGGTMIEAHLSEVEEVSKEPNPSAEPVQETFQDFCPDDDQKEESDNKAETSSDVIKKDDYVDLKPREILPKKNKKHKAKERAKKKGKCEREQKEDGIKNTAQAINSPEKENDTSYSRRCNPPTTPYLESVKTHPEANDCSSKDLKLITPLRYSQRIREKMCKLTDAVKDQDPCVSSLEQPGDLESKATVFIHKQSNALQETSAEIEE
- the CKAP2 gene encoding cytoskeleton-associated protein 2 isoform X1; protein product: MAARAAPQLPASRRSEPAFREQRRQKVEEYLSRKKTFSGVTIQEKQTSISSSRTRRATTSKLQEKLQLSTSPKPEMENKENADKESWDQSSVNSETNVTLNSSTVPLTSYIAGTNCNLENQAPQNKVIDIKSQHLSLSKAILEIKRIKERHLTAEKQNASISVPKKPALGRYRGKVIPSKINSFWKAAKDEGEKSSLPDKKPFSSATKQAANSLSTKSCNAALKTIKVANNTKSVKPSGVLPFQSKPSDKAAANSQSGLKKQLTFAVAPKKVLVPKVAGGRRPQPLKAPSSNPDRKVQGVKKCADFCKDVQPEALARSTFVAPGTKSGHNSKMDEKRKSILPKESVEERRARLEEWRASRGKVMRRPPICAILGPHPKSEEQEFSAADTEKVNKTLSECLHLTEQGHHGDEARAMLEDLIHSTPGVKKLAKYWICCMRLEQMGQLGKLIAVYEEAILAGAMPREELRHTLVDTIKNNEGLFNSDNGGTMIEAHLSEVEEVSKEPNPSAEPVQETFQDFCPDDDQKEESDNKAETSSDVIKKDDYVDLKPREILPKKNKKHKAKERAKKKGKCEREQKEDGIKNTAQAINSPEKENDTSYSRRCNPPTTPYLESVKTHPEANDCSSKDLKLITPLRYSQRIREKMCKLTDAVKDQDPCVSSLEQPGDLESKATVFIHKQSNALQETSAEIEE
- the CKAP2 gene encoding cytoskeleton-associated protein 2 isoform X4 — encoded protein: MAARAAPQLPASRRSEPAFREQRRQKVEEYLSRKKTFSGVTIQEKQTSISSSRTRRATTSKLQEKLQLSTSPKPEMENKENADKESWDQSSVNSETNVTLNSSTVPLTSYIAGTNCNLENQAPQNKVIDIKSQHLSLSKAILEIKRIKERHLTAEKQNASISVPKKPALGRYRGKVIPSKINSFWKAAKDEGEKSSLPDKKPFSSATKQAANSLSTKSCNAALKTIKVANNTKSVKPSGVLPFQSKPSDKAAANSQSGLKKQLTFAVAPKKVLVPKVAGGRRPQPLKAPSSNPDRKVQGVKKCADFCKDVQPEALARSTFVAPGTKSGHNSKMDEKRKSILPKESVEERRARLEEWRASRGKVMRRPPICAILGPHPKSEEQEFSAADTEKVNKTLSECLHLTEQGHHGDEARAMLEDLIHSTPGVKKLAKYWICCMRLEQMGQLGKLIAVYEEAILAGAMPREELRHTLVDTIKNNEGLFNSDNGGTMIEAHLSEVEEVSKEPNPSAEPVQETFQDFCPDDDQKEESDNKAETSSDVIKKDDYVDLKPREILPKKNKKHKAKERAKKKGKCEREQKEDGIKNTAQAINSPEKENDTSYSRRCNPPTTPYLERQ